From a single Micromonospora pallida genomic region:
- a CDS encoding phage tail tip lysozyme: MNRLPNALLRRVGLVALAGLIVVSGIGFPGEARAADNSRRAWDFFVGKGLTAEQTAGVLGNLAQESNINPLAQEPGGPGRGIAQWSTGGRWDTTASANATWYATVTGQNVWSLDAQLGFIWWELTNISGYGLAQLRASSTIADATVAFQDLYERCGTCHESTRISYATNYYNQYAGTTPPASNTQVFETADNSGWQPLPVASIVASKVSAVLRADGTKIIYSVRDGYVYEAASNAGWRNLRVPNLDNVSAVSAIAFNGGTVLYTIRAGAVWESSSVDWRPYAVGYNGSPIYADSVSAVLRADGTRIVYTMRDGYVYEAGSNAGWRNLRVPTLSGVSALSAIPYDGGTVLYTIRAGAVWEAGSGNWTPYAVGYNGSPLYGSGLSAISLADGTRIVYTVNNGRVYEAASNAGWRNLQVPNLSGVNSVSAVNAGGTKILYTR; encoded by the coding sequence ATGAATCGTTTGCCGAACGCGCTACTGCGGCGCGTTGGTCTGGTGGCCCTAGCAGGGCTCATCGTCGTATCCGGGATCGGCTTCCCCGGTGAGGCACGCGCCGCCGACAACTCCAGGAGGGCGTGGGACTTCTTCGTGGGCAAGGGACTCACCGCGGAACAGACCGCAGGCGTTCTGGGCAACCTAGCGCAGGAGTCCAACATCAACCCGTTGGCGCAGGAGCCGGGCGGTCCTGGCCGCGGGATCGCGCAGTGGAGCACCGGCGGCCGCTGGGACACGACCGCGAGCGCCAACGCGACCTGGTACGCGACGGTGACCGGCCAGAACGTGTGGAGCCTGGACGCGCAGCTCGGCTTCATCTGGTGGGAGCTGACGAACATCTCGGGCTACGGGCTGGCGCAGTTGCGGGCGTCGAGCACGATTGCCGACGCGACCGTCGCGTTCCAGGACCTTTACGAGCGCTGCGGAACCTGTCACGAGTCAACGCGGATTAGCTACGCGACGAACTACTACAACCAGTACGCGGGCACGACCCCGCCCGCGTCGAACACGCAGGTGTTCGAGACGGCGGACAACTCCGGCTGGCAGCCGCTTCCGGTGGCCTCGATCGTGGCATCGAAGGTGAGCGCGGTCCTGCGCGCGGACGGCACGAAAATCATCTACTCGGTGCGTGACGGGTACGTGTACGAGGCGGCGAGCAACGCCGGGTGGCGGAACCTGCGGGTGCCGAACCTCGACAACGTCTCAGCCGTGTCGGCGATTGCCTTCAACGGCGGGACCGTTCTCTACACGATCCGCGCGGGCGCGGTGTGGGAGTCGTCCAGCGTCGACTGGCGGCCGTACGCGGTGGGATACAACGGAAGCCCGATCTACGCGGATTCGGTCAGCGCGGTGCTGCGGGCCGACGGCACGCGGATCGTCTATACGATGCGGGACGGCTACGTGTACGAGGCCGGTAGCAACGCCGGCTGGCGAAACCTGCGAGTGCCCACGTTGAGTGGTGTGTCGGCGCTGTCGGCCATTCCCTATGACGGCGGCACGGTGCTGTACACAATCCGTGCCGGCGCGGTGTGGGAAGCCGGAAGCGGCAACTGGACGCCGTATGCCGTGGGGTACAACGGTAGCCCCCTCTACGGGAGCGGTCTGTCCGCCATCTCGTTGGCGGACGGCACGAGAATCGTATACACGGTCAACAACGGCCGCGTGTACGAGGCGGCGAGCAACGCGGGCTGGCGGAACCTGCAGGTGCCCAACCTGTCCGGGGTCAACTCCGTCTCCGCCGTCAACGCGGGAGGCACCAAGATCCTCTACACCCGCTGA